A genome region from Arachis duranensis cultivar V14167 chromosome 6, aradu.V14167.gnm2.J7QH, whole genome shotgun sequence includes the following:
- the LOC110272786 gene encoding cation/H(+) antiporter 15-like — MIAGSGLYALHRRFYINNIFKLEEVSTHVYLIWSLVLSVTGFPNLVEILSELKLHYTGLGKVALTAAMIIDTYNWILFTLLIPFSTYSSNAIYSVLSTIMFVIVCIVLVRPIITKFLEKKTEENELDEYQLLFVVMGLLLCSYVTDIIGTHGIVGAFVYGLILPRGRFADSVMAVSDDFGTGFLASIYFSGTGMRFMISSVFSHANWKLTFLVVILLCVTKILGTLFVTSLFGRPAKDGFAIGLLLNTKGALALILLSIAWDKMIFFAPTYAVLISAVLLMTMVVSPIINLIFKPRKRFQQTKLRTIERLRIDAELRMLACVHTNQHATSMINIIELFSATRLSPVYVFGLYLVEITNRATALVVAHMDKPTSQLGGQTAFTQSQVELENITFTFEGFGNRAGHDAFRVETTSLVSAYESIHEDIFNSARERGASLILLPFHKHLSNGNLLETTNSVYKDINKSVMQNAPCSVGIFVDRNLGSFSKTKLRILMVFVGGPNDREALAIAWKMARHRNVELSMIRIRLFDEPVEIESTHFEEARGILSYVMDEEKQRELDEGYISKFRYTAVNNEDSISYSEVDVHTSEDVPRVLKELDQNGCDLYIVGRGYYRNSKIFSNLLEWCECVELGVIGDILASNIFGSSSSVLVVQQYGFGGMEFGKKNSAKLIVKTE; from the exons ATGATAGCAGGATCAGGATTATATGCTTTACACCGAAgattttatatcaataatattttcaaGCTTGAAGAAGTTTCAACTcatgtttatttaatttggaGTTTAGTTCTCTCAGTTACAGGTTTTCCAAACCTGGTAGAAATTCTTTCAGAGCTCAAGCTTCATTACACTGGCCTAGGCAAAGTTGCCTTAACCGCCGCAATGATTATTGACACCTACAATTGGATTCTTTTCACATTGTTGATTCCATTCTCAACTTATAGTTCAAATGCAATTTATTCAGTGCTAAGCACAATAATGTTCGTTATCGTGTGCATCGTTTTGGTTCGTCCTATAATAacaaagtttcttgaaaaaaagACAGAGGAGAATGAATTGGATGAGTACCAACTACTTTTTGTGGTGATGGGGCTCTTGTTGTGTTCATATGTTACGGATATTATTGGTACACATGGCATTGTTGGTGCTTTTGTGTACGGACTAATTTTACCTCGTGGGAGATTTGCTGACTCGGTTATGGCGGTTTCTGATGATTTTGGTACCGGCTTTCTAGcatcaatttacttttctgggaCTGGAATGAGATTTATGATTTCATCTGTTTTTTCTCATGCAAATTGGAAATTGACATTCCTCGTTGTCATCTTATTATGTGTCACAAAGATATTGGGAACTTTATTTGTCACCTCCTTATTTGGTAGGCCCGCCAAAGATGGTTTTGCCATAGGAttgcttctcaacaccaaaggTGCCTTAGCTCTCATATTGCTAAGCATTGCTTGGGATAAGATG ATTTTTTTTGCACCAACCTATGCTGTTCTTATTTCTGCTGTTCTTCTAATGACTATGGTAGTCTCTCCCATCATCAACCTGATCTTCAAGCCAAGAAAGCGGTTCCAACAAACGAAGCTAAGAACCATAGAAAGGCTAAGAATTGATGCAGAACTCCGAATGTTAGCATGCGTCCACACTAACCAGCACGCCACAAGCATGATCAACATCATTGAACTCTTCAGTGCCACAAGACTCTCCCCTGTATACGTTTTCGGCTTGTACCTTGTCGAAATCACAAACCGTGCCACCGCACTTGTTGTTGCTCATATGGACAAGCCGACTTCACAGCTCGGAGGCCAAACTGCCTTCACCCAATCACAGGTGGAGTTAGAAAACATTACTTTTACCTTCGAGGGTTTTGGAAACAGAGCTGGTCATGATGCTTTCAGGGTCGAGACCACCAGCTTGGTCTCGGCCTACGAAAGCATTCATGAAGATATTTTCAACTCCGCCAGAGAAAGAGGCGCAAGTTTGATTCTCCTTCCGTTCCACAAACACTTAAGTAACGGTAATTTGCTTGAAACAACGAACTCCGTGTATAAGGATATAAACAAGAGCGTAATGCAAAATGCGCCTTGTTCTGTGGGAATCTTCGTTGATCGGAATCTTGGATCGTTTTCCAAAACCAAGCTTCGTATTCTTATGGTGTTTGTTGGAGGCCCAAACGATCGCGAAGCTTTAGCGATTGCATGGAAGATGGCTAGGCATCGTAATGTTGAACTATCGATGATTCGAATTCGGTTGTTTGATGAACCTGTGGAAATAGAATCAACTCATTTTGAAGAAGCACGTGGGATATTATCGTATGTAATGGATGAAGAGAAGCAAAGGGAGTTGGATGAAGGGTATATAAGTAAATTCAGATACACTGCTGTGAACAATGAGGATTCTATATCTTACTCGGAGGTTGATGTCCATACAAGTGAAGATGTTCCTAGAGTCTTGAAGGAACTTGATCAGAACGGTTGTGATTTGTACATTGTTGGACGAGGGTATTATAGGAACTCTAAAATATTCTCAAACTTATTGGAATGGTGTGAATGTGTGGAATTAGGAGTTATTGGGGATATTTTAGCATCAAATATTTTTGGTTCAAGCTCTTCTGTTTTAGTTGTTCAGCAATATGGTTTTGGAGGAATGGAATTTGGGAAGAAGAACTCTGCAAAACTCATTGTCAAGACAGAATAA